A window of Castanea sativa cultivar Marrone di Chiusa Pesio chromosome 1, ASM4071231v1 contains these coding sequences:
- the LOC142628589 gene encoding uncharacterized protein LOC142628589: MEEDSDSDNDFDEINSSSREGVVKFKLSKETKRRIRGPWAKAIIVKLVGKTVGLNFMQSKLNQIWRPEGRLDCVDLTYGFFLVKFYSKDDLEKVIKRGPWFIGNHFLSLRPWEPFFKPSSTTMSSVAIWIRLNELPIELYETEVLKDIGEAIGKVLRIDSHIAMEARGRVGHKVDSCPYTICKEKEPLAPTEEVQGAQANINGAGQPNDMHNACEETDKDGWCMGLG, translated from the exons ATGGAAGAGGATAGCGACTCAGATAATGACTTTGATGAAATCAACAGCTCCAGTCGTGAAGGAGTAGTGAAATTTAAGCTATCCAAGGAGACAAAGAGACGCATACGAGGGCCATGGGCAAAGGCCATCATTGTCAAGCTTGTTGGGAAAACAGTGGGTCTAAACTTCATGCAAAGCAAACTTAATCAGATATGGAGACCTGAAGGGCGTTTAGACTGCGTTGATCTCACCTATGGGTTCTTCCTAGTTAAATTCTATTCCAAGGATGACCTTGAGAAGGTGATTAAGAGGGGTCCATGGTTCATTGGAAACCACTTTCTCTCCTTGAGACCATGGGAGCCATTTTTTAAACCATCGTCTACAACGATGTCGTCTGTAGCTATTTGGATTAGGCTCAATGAGCTTCCAATCGAACTCTACGAAACAGAGGTGCTGAAGGACATTGGAGAAGCTATTGGGAAGGTATTGAGAATCGACTCTCATATAGCCATGGAGGCACGAGGAAG AGTAGGCCATAAAGTCGATTCTTGTCCGTACACAATCTGCAAGGAGAAAGAACCATTAGCGCCGACGGAGGAGGTACAAGGTGCTCAGGCAAACATCAACGGCGCTGGTCAGCCCAACGACATGCACAACGCATGTGAGGAAACGGACAAAGATGGGTGGTGTATGGGCCTTGGATGA